From the genome of Fusobacterium varium, one region includes:
- a CDS encoding Uncharacterized conserved protein (some members contain a von Willebrand factor type A (vWA) domain): MNRAEILKKIKKIEIASSILADELFAGKYRSYFKGNGMEFSDIRRYAPGDDVKKIDWKVSARQRKTYVKEFTEERELAIFLLIDISKSNSFYAKKDLLCQLVGSLAFSANKNSDKVGAILFTDKIEKFIPLKKGRNHSLVILDNLLSFEPQGKKTDISKALDFLNKIAKRRAIVFLISDFIDKGYEKSMAVTAQKHDLIPIRIADRKYETLPKGAIFNMIDSETGEEIVIENFDKDITLNEDIPKNILNLYTDEDYIVTLSNFFKRRRAL; this comes from the coding sequence ATGAACAGAGCAGAAATTCTAAAAAAAATAAAAAAAATAGAAATAGCTTCTTCCATACTTGCTGATGAATTGTTTGCAGGAAAATATCGTTCATATTTTAAGGGAAATGGAATGGAATTCTCTGATATACGAAGATATGCTCCTGGAGATGATGTTAAGAAAATAGACTGGAAAGTCAGTGCAAGACAGAGAAAAACTTATGTAAAAGAATTTACTGAGGAAAGAGAGCTTGCCATATTTCTTCTTATTGACATATCTAAATCAAATAGCTTTTATGCTAAAAAAGATTTATTATGCCAATTGGTAGGAAGTCTTGCATTCAGTGCCAATAAAAACAGTGATAAAGTAGGAGCTATTTTATTTACAGATAAAATAGAAAAGTTCATTCCATTGAAAAAAGGAAGAAATCATTCCCTCGTTATACTGGATAATTTATTAAGCTTTGAACCTCAAGGTAAAAAAACTGATATATCTAAAGCACTTGATTTTCTAAACAAAATAGCAAAAAGAAGAGCTATTGTATTTTTAATATCTGATTTTATAGACAAAGGTTATGAAAAATCTATGGCTGTCACAGCACAAAAACATGATCTTATTCCTATAAGAATAGCAGATAGAAAATATGAAACACTTCCTAAAGGGGCTATATTCAACATGATAGATTCTGAAACAGGAGAAGAGATAGTAATAGAAAATTTTGACAAAGATATTACACTTAATGAAGATATCCCTAAAAATATACTTAATCTTTATACTGATGAGGATTATATTGTTACTCTTTCTAATTTTTTCAAGAGAAGGAGGGCATTATGA
- a CDS encoding Mg-chelatase subunit ChlD: MFKFASPYFLILIPVVLFLFLKKRKNQGIEVPGIEPIKNFKLKTKKYLIGKYLILLSLILMIIALARPQLLSENRIVKKDGIDIAISLDLSQSMLQEDFTPNRLEKAKEVLDEFIDKRGNDRLSLIVFGGDAYTKVPLTFDHNVIKEMTRKLTVDDITSNTRTAIGMGIGVALNRLKDSEAKSKVIILLTDGENNSGEMSPSAAADIAKELGIKIYTIGIGAKEIKVPSFFGYKTVKNTELDENMLKSIAETTGGEYFRASDSKEFKEIFNKIDALEKTKIDGRTFYDKHELFENLLKLSLILLVLGIFFEYVFYIRIP; the protein is encoded by the coding sequence ATGTTTAAATTTGCATCTCCATACTTCCTTATTCTAATACCTGTTGTCCTTTTTCTTTTTCTGAAAAAAAGAAAAAATCAGGGTATTGAAGTTCCTGGAATAGAACCTATTAAAAATTTTAAATTAAAAACAAAAAAATATCTTATTGGAAAGTATCTAATACTTTTATCATTAATATTAATGATAATCGCTTTAGCCAGACCTCAACTGCTGTCAGAAAATAGAATTGTAAAAAAAGATGGTATTGATATTGCTATCTCTTTGGACCTTTCTCAATCTATGCTTCAAGAGGATTTCACACCAAATCGTCTGGAAAAAGCTAAAGAAGTTCTTGATGAATTTATAGATAAAAGAGGAAATGACAGATTATCTCTTATTGTATTTGGTGGAGATGCCTATACAAAAGTTCCTCTCACATTTGACCATAATGTAATAAAAGAAATGACAAGAAAACTTACTGTTGATGATATAACAAGCAACACAAGAACAGCCATTGGTATGGGTATTGGAGTTGCTTTGAACAGATTAAAAGATTCTGAAGCTAAATCTAAAGTTATAATACTTTTAACTGATGGAGAAAATAACTCAGGAGAAATGAGTCCATCTGCTGCTGCTGATATTGCTAAGGAACTTGGTATAAAAATATATACTATTGGTATTGGAGCAAAAGAAATAAAAGTTCCTTCATTTTTTGGATATAAAACAGTTAAAAATACAGAACTTGATGAAAACATGCTGAAAAGTATAGCTGAAACTACTGGTGGAGAATATTTTAGAGCCAGTGACAGCAAAGAGTTTAAAGAAATTTTTAATAAAATAGATGCCTTGGAAAAAACAAAAATAGATGGAAGGACATTCTATGACAAACATGAGCTTTTTGAAAACTTATTAAAACTTTCTTTGATACTTTTAGTTTTAGGAATATTTTTTGAATATGTTTTCTATATCAGAATACCATAA
- the mlc_4 gene encoding Making large colonies protein, giving the protein MKIKDIKKRNISKILNALRKNNNTSKKDLSEIINLSPSTLTEICSDLLEQGIIKELGEVNSDKPGRKKVLLSINYDYKKIIGVDIKNNFFSLTLTNLKGDVEAQKYFNRDTSEAYIFINELIDEIKNFITENNLNKKELLGIGISIVGAIDFNTGSTMNFIGFWNESVPLKK; this is encoded by the coding sequence ATGAAAATAAAGGATATAAAAAAAAGAAATATTTCTAAGATATTAAATGCACTGAGAAAAAACAATAATACATCTAAAAAAGATCTTTCAGAAATTATAAACCTTTCCCCAAGTACACTTACAGAAATTTGTTCTGATTTGTTGGAGCAAGGAATAATAAAAGAACTTGGAGAGGTTAACAGTGATAAACCAGGAAGGAAAAAAGTACTTTTATCTATAAATTATGATTACAAAAAAATAATAGGAGTAGATATAAAAAATAATTTTTTCTCCCTTACTCTCACTAACTTGAAAGGAGATGTGGAAGCACAAAAATATTTTAATAGGGATACTTCAGAGGCATATATTTTTATAAATGAACTTATAGATGAAATAAAAAATTTTATAACTGAAAATAATCTGAATAAAAAAGAACTTCTGGGTATAGGAATAAGTATAGTGGGAGCTATTGATTTTAATACTGGGTCTACTATGAATTTCATTGGATTCTGGAATGAGTCTGTACCTTTAAAAAAATAA
- a CDS encoding Mg-chelatase subunit ChlD, producing MEFGNINYTVYIIVPALILFFMIIGMSKRNRILDILKLKKYNSVQIIKTILLTLGAIMVVIALLSPQKLLDEDTVEVKGLNIYALIDTSRSMMAEDVYPNRLEAAKRTLENLLQGLKGDRIGFIPFSDSAYIQMPLTDDYSIGKNYINALDTNLISGGGTELYQALELAEKSFKEINSDNKTIIILSDGGDFDEKSLKFVKDNKMNVFSIGIGTEEGTIIPEYVNGKKVGFIKDQNGSAVISKLNSDFLKKLSSESDGKYYEVNNLKDDSSNFFKDTINLERKNQRNESMKIYKRYFQIPLSIGILFILLGYFIRGGAKDEK from the coding sequence TTGGAATTTGGAAATATAAATTATACTGTATATATAATAGTTCCTGCACTCATTCTCTTCTTTATGATAATTGGTATGAGTAAAAGAAACAGGATACTTGATATACTTAAATTAAAAAAATACAATTCTGTACAAATAATTAAAACTATACTTTTAACTTTAGGTGCAATTATGGTTGTCATAGCTTTGCTATCTCCTCAAAAACTTTTAGATGAAGATACTGTTGAAGTCAAGGGATTAAATATATATGCCCTTATTGATACATCAAGATCAATGATGGCTGAAGATGTCTATCCTAATAGACTGGAAGCAGCAAAAAGAACTTTGGAAAATCTTCTTCAGGGTTTAAAAGGGGATAGAATAGGATTTATTCCTTTCTCTGACAGTGCTTATATACAAATGCCCCTTACTGATGATTATTCTATTGGTAAAAATTATATTAATGCTTTAGATACTAATTTAATTTCTGGTGGTGGAACAGAGCTTTATCAAGCTTTAGAACTTGCTGAGAAATCTTTTAAAGAGATTAACAGTGACAATAAAACTATAATTATTCTTTCAGATGGTGGAGATTTTGATGAAAAATCTTTAAAATTTGTAAAAGATAATAAGATGAATGTTTTTTCAATAGGTATAGGTACTGAAGAAGGAACTATAATTCCTGAATATGTCAATGGTAAAAAGGTTGGCTTCATAAAAGATCAAAATGGTTCAGCTGTTATAAGCAAGCTTAATTCTGATTTTTTAAAGAAACTTTCTTCAGAAAGTGATGGAAAATACTATGAAGTAAATAATCTTAAAGATGATTCTTCTAATTTCTTTAAGGATACTATTAATTTAGAAAGAAAAAATCAAAGAAATGAAAGTATGAAAATATATAAAAGATATTTTCAAATACCTTTGAGTATTGGAATACTTTTTATCCTTCTTGGCTATTTCATAAGGGGAGGGGCAAAAGATGAAAAATAA
- the ravA gene encoding ATPase ravA — protein MENLKEQIEIEKENILSLKKEIEKKIIGQEDMVRKILIGILTGNHILLEGLPGLAKSLTVNTLAQTLGLKFARIQFTPDLLPSDIIGTEIYNEKTGEFYTKKGPIFANIILADEINRAPAKVQSALLEAMQEKQITIANETFKLDRPFIVLATQNPIEQDGTYPLPEAQQDRFLMKVKIEYPTKSEEKDMLKLLTSVSDFDSIQINEILNKDRIEKIKQIIREIHIDEKLMDYILDIVFKTRETNNYIACGASPRASIALVVSAKANAFLEGRDHVIPQDIKRVIFDVLRHRMILTYEAEAEGKKVEDIITDILEIVELP, from the coding sequence ATGGAAAATCTAAAAGAACAAATTGAAATTGAAAAAGAGAATATTCTTTCTCTGAAAAAAGAAATTGAGAAAAAAATAATTGGTCAAGAGGACATGGTAAGAAAAATTCTTATTGGTATTCTTACTGGTAATCATATCCTTTTGGAAGGACTTCCAGGATTGGCAAAATCTTTAACTGTAAATACTTTAGCACAGACATTAGGATTAAAGTTTGCCAGAATACAATTTACACCTGATCTTCTTCCCAGCGACATCATAGGTACTGAAATATATAATGAAAAAACTGGTGAATTTTATACTAAAAAGGGACCTATCTTTGCCAACATAATACTTGCAGATGAAATCAACAGAGCTCCTGCTAAGGTGCAATCAGCACTGCTTGAAGCTATGCAGGAAAAACAGATTACAATAGCCAACGAAACTTTTAAACTGGACAGACCATTTATTGTACTTGCTACACAAAACCCTATTGAACAAGATGGTACTTATCCTTTGCCAGAAGCACAACAGGACAGATTCTTAATGAAAGTAAAAATTGAATATCCTACAAAATCAGAGGAAAAAGATATGCTTAAACTTCTTACTTCTGTATCTGATTTTGATTCTATTCAAATAAATGAAATATTAAATAAAGACAGAATAGAAAAAATCAAACAAATTATAAGAGAAATTCATATAGATGAAAAACTTATGGATTATATTCTTGATATTGTATTTAAAACAAGAGAAACTAATAATTATATCGCCTGTGGAGCATCACCAAGAGCTTCAATAGCACTTGTTGTATCTGCTAAGGCAAATGCTTTCCTAGAAGGAAGAGATCATGTTATTCCTCAGGATATAAAAAGAGTTATCTTTGATGTACTTCGTCATAGAATGATTCTTACATATGAGGCAGAAGCTGAAGGGAAAAAAGTAGAAGATATCATTACTGATATACTTGAAATAGTTGAACTGCCATAG